One stretch of Punica granatum isolate Tunisia-2019 chromosome 5, ASM765513v2, whole genome shotgun sequence DNA includes these proteins:
- the LOC116209511 gene encoding type IV inositol polyphosphate 5-phosphatase 7-like: MTDGNSKKSKLSWSKKMVRKLFNIKSKAEDFQADEVVYGGGEAEFRSSFSGREPSTTKKIRTEKFNKSAGHMRRRRMNLDNPRIIDVQNHSIFVATWNVAGRSPPHNLNVDEWLHSSPPADIYVLGFQEIVPLNAGNILGSEDSGPAKKWLALIRKTLNNLPGTSGGSGAYTPSPIPRPVVENNADFEGSMRRKASAFFHRRSFQTTRSWGIENDPPIGQPRLDRRFSVCDRVIFGHRQSDCGDRSFRWAHRPSDYSRPSDYSRPSDYDQCHRYSYHRPSNYSRASDYSRPSDYDPNYRYGHRPSDCSRPSDYYSRASDYSRPSDYSRWGSSDDDNGLGDSPSTVLYSPMSCSGSTSFEEGNRVRGNSRYCLVASKQMVGIFLTVWVRSELRDHVRNMKVSCVGRGLMGYLGNKGSISISMLLHQTSFCFICSHLTSGQKEGDELRRNADVMEILKKTRFPKVNGEANDKSPETILQHDRIIWLGDLNYRIALSYRSAKALVEMQNWRALLENDQLRREQNLGRVFVGWNEGKIYFPPTYKYSTNSDRYAGGDMHPKEKRRTPAWCDRILWYGEGLHQLSYVRGESKFSDHRPVYGFFWAEVESSQTRMKKSMSYSSSRVQVEELLPYSHGYTELNFF, encoded by the exons ATGACAGATGGAAACTCCAAGAAAAGCAAG CTATCATGGTCGAAGAAGATGGTCAGGAAGCTGTTCAACATCAAGAGCAAAGCCGAGGATTTCCAGGCGGatgaagttgtttatggag GCGGCGAAGCTGAATTTCGCTCTAGCTTCTCCGGAAGAGAGCCTTCCACAACCAAGAAAATCAGAACAG AGAAATTCAACAAGAGCGCCGGGCATATGCGCAGGAGGAGAATGAATCTCGATAACCCGCGTATCATAGATGTGCAGAATCACAG CATTTTTGTGGCTACGTGGAACGTCGCCGGAAGATCCCCACCCCACAATCTCAACGTAGATGAGTGGCTGCATTCATCCCCACCTGCAGATATTTATGTTCTTGG ATTTCAAGAGATAGTTCCTCTGAATGCTGGTAACATTCTCGGGTCCGAAGACAGTGGTCCCGCCAAGAAATGGCTGGCCCTTATTCGGAAGACTCTCAACAACCTCCCTGGAACAAGTGGGGGAAGTGGGGCCTACACACCATCTCCTATCCCTCGGCCTGTTGTGGAAAACAATGCAGATTTCGAGGGTTCGATGAGACGAAAGGCCTCGGCTTTCTTCCACCGCCGCTCCTTCCAAACGACCCGAAGCTGGGGGATTGAGAATGACCCTCCAATCGGTCAGCCAAGGCTTGATCGACGGTTCAGTGTCTGTGATAGGGTGATATTTGGCCACAGGCAAAGCGATTGTGGTGACCGGAGCTTTAGGTGGGCCCACAGGCCGAGTGATTACTCAAGGCCGAGTGATTACTCAAGGCCGAGTGACTATGACCAGTGTCATAGGTACAGTTACCACAGGCCAAGCAATTATTCCAGAGCCAGCGACTATTCTAGGCCTAGTGACTACGATCCAAATTACAGATATGGCCACAGGCCAAGTGACTGTTCTAGGCCAAGTGACTATTACTCTAGGGCGAGCGACTACTCTAGGCCAAGTGACTACTCGAGATGGGGCTCTTCTGATGACGATAACGGGCTTGGGGATTCTCCAAGCACCGTTTTATACTCTCCAATGTCATGCAGTGGGTCCACATCCTTTGAGGAAGGGAACAGAGTACGGGGGAATTCAAGGTACTGCTTAGTTGCGAGCAAGCAGATGGTCGGGATCTTTCTGACTGTGTGGGTAAGGAGTGAGCTAAGGGACCATGTAAGGAACATGAAGGTGTCCTGTGTTGGTCGAGGACTGATGGGCTACCTCGGAAACAAG GGATCAATCTCGATCAGCATGTTGCTGCACCAGACCAGCTTTTGCTTCATCTGCAGTCACCTAACCTCGGGAcagaaagaaggagatgagttGAGGAGGAACGCCGATGTAATGGAGATACTTAAGAAGACGAGGTTCCCAAAGGTCAATGGAGAAGCCAATGACAAGTCCCCTGAAACAATTCTTCAGCATGA TCGAATTATTTGGCTCGGGGATTTGAATTACCGAATTGCGTTATCATATCGATCCGCAAAGGCCCTTGTGGAGATGCAAAACTGGAGAGCGCTATTGGAAAATGACCAG TTACGGAGAGAGCAGAATCTCGGACGAGTGTTTGTGGGCTGGAATGAGgggaaaatttatttcccGCCCACTTACAAGTACTCAACTAATTCAGACCGATATGCCGGTGGTGATATGcacccaaaagaaaagagaCGTACACCTGCTTG GTGCGATAGAATTTTATGGTATGGCGAGGGCCTCCATCAATTATCATATGTCAGGGGGGAATCTAAGTTCTCTGACCATAGACCGGTTTATGGATTTTTCTGGGCTGAGGTTGAGTCAAGCCAAACCCGAATGAAGAAGAGTATGAGCTATTCCAGTTCAAGAGTTCAGGTCGAGGAGCTCCTCCCATATTCTCATGGGTATACCGAACTAAACTTCTTCTGA